The following proteins are encoded in a genomic region of Galbibacter sp. BG1:
- a CDS encoding aldehyde dehydrogenase family protein, giving the protein MNQFSLPDKPHQYQNFINGTYKTSISNKTFERESPGHGVTVGKYPLSTKEDTEEAITAAKVAFKSEKWSSLTGADREIIIRKAAGIIRARKKELALIETLESGKPISQALDEMEWAAGIWDYAATLARHIAGDVNTNVGSDMTAMMQKVPIGVVGMITPWNFPLLIISQKLPIALAAGCTAVIKPSEMTPGTTLLLGEILKEAGLPNGVVNIVAGYGDPVGVTLTESLDVDMISFTGSTEVGKQIVKSASVNLKKVELELGGKNPQIIFPDADIDALIDAIVFGVYFNMGECCNSGSRIIVHEDIAEEIENRVIEHSKDVKVGDPLDPSVKIGAIINKNQYDKIINCINSGIAQGAELKLGKDSGIDDNGFYISPTIFTKVQPHMDIAKEEIFGPVLSILTFKTAEEAIEIANNTPYGLSAGVWTKDLDTAMLMTRKIEAGTVWVNNWMSGYPEIPFGGMKQSGLGRELGPHSIDEYMETKSVLIKMGAKPGNWVKG; this is encoded by the coding sequence ATGAACCAGTTTAGTTTACCCGATAAACCGCACCAATACCAAAATTTTATAAATGGTACGTACAAGACTTCTATCAGCAACAAAACTTTTGAAAGGGAAAGTCCTGGACATGGGGTTACCGTAGGAAAATATCCGTTAAGTACAAAAGAAGATACCGAAGAAGCAATTACCGCAGCCAAGGTGGCATTTAAAAGTGAGAAATGGTCATCCCTTACCGGTGCAGACAGGGAAATTATAATTCGTAAAGCAGCGGGGATTATTCGAGCAAGAAAAAAAGAACTGGCATTGATTGAAACTTTGGAGAGCGGAAAGCCCATAAGTCAGGCTTTGGATGAAATGGAGTGGGCCGCCGGTATTTGGGATTATGCTGCGACCTTAGCTAGACATATTGCTGGAGATGTTAACACTAATGTCGGTAGCGATATGACTGCCATGATGCAAAAGGTCCCCATAGGTGTGGTTGGTATGATTACCCCATGGAACTTCCCCCTCCTTATAATATCCCAGAAATTACCCATCGCACTGGCAGCCGGTTGCACGGCAGTCATCAAGCCATCGGAAATGACGCCCGGCACTACCCTTCTTCTTGGAGAAATCTTAAAAGAGGCAGGCCTCCCGAATGGAGTTGTTAATATTGTGGCTGGATATGGAGACCCTGTTGGGGTCACACTTACGGAAAGTCTGGATGTTGATATGATTTCCTTTACCGGTAGCACTGAAGTTGGCAAACAAATCGTTAAGTCTGCTTCGGTAAACTTAAAAAAAGTTGAATTAGAGCTTGGCGGAAAAAACCCACAAATAATTTTCCCGGATGCCGACATCGATGCGCTCATTGATGCTATTGTATTTGGGGTTTATTTCAATATGGGAGAATGCTGCAATTCAGGATCAAGGATTATTGTCCACGAAGATATAGCCGAAGAAATCGAAAATCGCGTCATCGAACATTCGAAAGATGTTAAAGTAGGTGATCCCCTTGATCCTAGTGTAAAGATAGGCGCTATCATAAATAAAAACCAATATGATAAGATCATTAACTGTATTAATTCCGGTATTGCGCAAGGCGCTGAATTAAAGCTTGGAAAGGATAGCGGTATAGATGATAACGGGTTTTATATAAGTCCTACCATTTTTACAAAGGTTCAACCCCACATGGATATAGCCAAAGAAGAGATATTCGGTCCTGTTCTGTCAATCTTGACTTTTAAAACTGCCGAAGAAGCTATTGAAATAGCGAATAACACCCCTTACGGTTTATCAGCCGGGGTATGGACTAAAGATTTGGATACGGCAATGTTAATGACACGAAAGATTGAAGCAGGAACAGTTTGGGTCAACAATTGGATGTCAGGCTATCCTGAAATTC